A section of the Bacillus pumilus genome encodes:
- a CDS encoding YugE family protein — MKDSQAVEEMIQLIKAWDPFQYGEDFYETEPADVISALYDAEDPLSLAKDIQAIYHHSFEQLLPLESCQHIANQLFVIRDSSSCTR; from the coding sequence ATGAAAGATAGTCAAGCTGTAGAAGAGATGATTCAACTTATTAAGGCATGGGACCCTTTTCAATATGGGGAGGACTTTTATGAAACGGAGCCTGCTGACGTCATCAGTGCATTATACGACGCAGAAGACCCTTTATCTTTAGCAAAAGACATTCAAGCCATTTATCATCACTCATTTGAGCAGCTCCTGCCACTCGAGAGCTGTCAACATATAGCGAATCAGCTTTTCGTCATACGAGACAGCAGCTCCTGCACACGCTAA
- the yugI gene encoding S1 domain-containing post-transcriptional regulator GSP13, producing the protein MATKFEVGSVYTGKVTGLQAYGAFVALDEETQGLVHISEVTHGFVKDINEHLSIGDEVQVKVLSVDENAGKISLSIRATQDAPERKESKPKKQRPQQVKEEAAAPQGFNTLKDKLEEWIEQSNRKDLIKK; encoded by the coding sequence ATGGCGACAAAGTTTGAAGTAGGCAGTGTTTACACTGGTAAAGTAACAGGATTACAAGCGTATGGTGCGTTTGTTGCATTAGATGAAGAAACTCAAGGACTTGTGCATATTTCTGAAGTAACACATGGCTTTGTAAAAGACATCAACGAGCACCTTTCAATTGGTGACGAAGTACAAGTAAAAGTTCTTTCTGTTGATGAAAATGCAGGTAAAATCAGCCTTTCTATCCGTGCGACACAAGATGCACCAGAAAGAAAAGAAAGCAAGCCAAAGAAACAAAGACCACAGCAAGTGAAAGAAGAAGCTGCTGCACCACAAGGTTTCAATACACTTAAAGATAAACTTGAAGAGTGGATTGAGCAATCTAACCGTAAAGATCTGATCAAGAAATAA
- a CDS encoding aminotransferase — translation MKKSYLSETVQSIQPSGIRKFFDLAATMEGVISLGVGEPDFVTAWNVREASIMSLEQGLTSYTANAGLLSLRKELSDYLYKRFHIDYSPEEELIITVGGSQALDLAFRAILNSGDEVIIPEPCFVAYGALTTLAGGVPVYLSTSAEKDFKADSADLRTKLTPKTKAILLCSPSNPTGSVYSKEELEDIAQFAKEHDLLVITDEIYAELTYDEAFTSVAAIQDMKERTILISGFSKGFAMTGWRLGYVAAPPVLRDAMLKIHQYSMMCAPAMAQYAAEEALKNGLEDVEKMKKSYRRRRNLFVGSLNELGLACHQPNGAFYAFPSIKSTGMTSEQFAEELLLSEKVAVVPGNVFGPSGEGHIRCSYASSLDHLQESLSRIQRFLQERQVKAEAPVIIK, via the coding sequence ATGAAAAAGTCTTATTTATCTGAAACGGTACAAAGCATTCAGCCGTCAGGTATTCGGAAATTCTTTGATTTGGCAGCCACAATGGAAGGGGTTATTTCCCTTGGTGTCGGCGAGCCAGATTTCGTGACAGCTTGGAATGTCAGAGAAGCCAGTATTATGTCATTAGAACAAGGACTTACCTCTTATACGGCGAACGCAGGCTTGTTATCTTTGCGAAAAGAATTGAGCGACTATTTATATAAGCGGTTTCACATTGATTACAGTCCTGAAGAAGAACTGATTATCACAGTTGGCGGAAGTCAGGCACTTGATTTGGCATTTCGTGCGATTTTAAACAGCGGCGATGAAGTGATCATTCCAGAGCCTTGTTTCGTAGCATATGGGGCCCTTACGACACTTGCAGGCGGAGTTCCTGTCTATTTAAGTACCTCGGCTGAAAAAGATTTCAAAGCAGACTCTGCGGATCTTCGCACGAAGTTGACGCCGAAGACAAAAGCAATCCTGCTTTGTTCACCATCAAATCCAACTGGCTCTGTTTATTCAAAGGAAGAGCTTGAAGATATTGCTCAATTTGCAAAAGAGCATGACCTTCTCGTTATCACAGATGAGATTTACGCAGAGCTGACATACGATGAAGCTTTTACAAGCGTTGCGGCCATTCAAGATATGAAAGAAAGAACGATCCTGATTTCAGGCTTTTCAAAAGGGTTTGCTATGACAGGCTGGCGCTTAGGATATGTGGCAGCACCACCTGTACTACGCGATGCCATGCTGAAAATACACCAATATTCTATGATGTGCGCGCCTGCTATGGCACAATATGCAGCAGAAGAAGCGTTAAAAAATGGGCTAGAAGATGTAGAAAAAATGAAGAAAAGCTACAGAAGACGTCGGAATTTGTTTGTCGGCTCTTTGAATGAACTGGGGCTCGCATGTCACCAGCCAAACGGCGCATTTTACGCTTTCCCGTCCATTAAAAGCACGGGCATGACGTCAGAACAATTTGCTGAGGAGCTGCTCCTAAGTGAAAAAGTAGCCGTTGTCCCTGGTAATGTCTTCGGACCGAGTGGTGAAGGTCATATTCGTTGTTCTTATGCTTCGTCTCTTGACCATCTTCAGGAATCCCTTTCAAGAATTCAGCGCTTTTTGCAAGAACGACAAGTGAAAGCAGAAGCACCTGTCATTATTAAATAA
- a CDS encoding sensor histidine kinase gives MEMFKDFLLHVSFILFPIFLYHALWLSRTPAHFPKTNKLLVTVFASISSALCIMYPVGSILDLQTGLQSIPLVLAILYGGYTAGIVAILISSMVKFVMYGSFLWVGLIVVPIYFFIPFLFYRKWRQYSKLKKLMYGVLIGLSKGFFIYIGLFAVSLMEYSPAFIMQQKLLELFFSTLYYIFFLVLSIYSIEFVKENAQMRTQLVQSEKLTIVSELAASVAHEVRNPLTVVRGFIQLLFSSENTKEPAANKDYKNLVLSELDRAQDIITSYLDIAKQNYYQIESLNLSKLLEECASLMTSYANFKSVTIHQSIEPDLYIQGDETKIKQVMINLIKNAIEAAPEHEGKIELFASKENHKICIYFVDNGVGMTESQMKKLGEPYYTLKNKGTGLGLTVTFSIIENHHGTIRFKSSLQSGTTVTVKFPEDTRRK, from the coding sequence ATGGAAATGTTCAAGGATTTTCTGCTCCATGTATCTTTTATTCTATTTCCAATTTTTTTATATCATGCACTATGGCTAAGCCGGACCCCTGCTCATTTCCCAAAAACGAATAAACTGCTCGTCACAGTATTCGCATCCATCTCTTCAGCACTATGTATTATGTATCCAGTTGGTTCGATTTTAGACTTGCAGACTGGCCTTCAATCTATCCCTCTTGTACTTGCCATTTTATACGGAGGTTACACAGCTGGGATCGTTGCTATCTTGATAAGTTCCATGGTCAAATTCGTGATGTATGGCTCTTTTTTATGGGTTGGACTCATTGTCGTACCAATTTACTTTTTCATCCCATTTCTGTTTTACCGGAAATGGCGTCAATATTCGAAGCTGAAAAAGCTGATGTATGGAGTGCTTATCGGTTTATCCAAAGGATTCTTTATTTACATTGGACTATTTGCGGTCAGCTTAATGGAATACAGCCCGGCCTTTATCATGCAGCAGAAGTTACTTGAGTTGTTTTTCTCAACTCTTTACTACATATTCTTTCTCGTGCTAAGTATCTATTCCATTGAATTCGTCAAAGAAAATGCGCAAATGAGAACACAGCTCGTCCAATCAGAAAAGCTGACCATTGTAAGTGAACTCGCTGCAAGCGTTGCCCATGAAGTACGCAATCCACTGACAGTGGTGAGAGGCTTTATTCAATTGCTCTTTTCTAGTGAAAATACAAAAGAGCCGGCTGCCAATAAAGATTATAAAAATCTCGTTTTGTCAGAGTTAGACAGAGCGCAGGATATTATTACGAGTTATCTTGACATTGCGAAACAAAATTATTATCAAATTGAATCTCTCAACCTATCTAAATTACTCGAGGAATGTGCATCACTGATGACATCCTATGCGAATTTCAAATCGGTCACGATTCATCAATCCATTGAACCAGACTTATACATTCAAGGTGATGAAACGAAGATCAAACAAGTCATGATTAATTTAATCAAAAATGCGATTGAAGCAGCCCCAGAACACGAAGGGAAAATTGAACTTTTTGCTTCAAAAGAAAATCATAAAATATGCATTTATTTTGTGGATAACGGTGTAGGAATGACAGAAAGCCAAATGAAAAAGCTTGGCGAACCCTATTACACCTTAAAAAATAAAGGGACAGGACTTGGACTGACCGTGACATTTTCTATCATTGAAAATCATCATGGGACCATTCGTTTCAAAAGCTCGCTGCAGTCTGGTACAACCGTTACCGTGAAGTTTCCTGAAGATACAAGAAGAAAATGA
- a CDS encoding DUF378 domain-containing protein, which translates to MSAIQRIALVLTIIGAINWGLIGFFQFDLVAAIFGGQGSALSRIIYGLVGIAGLVNLGLLFKPSEEAVRRDEPNPEVR; encoded by the coding sequence ATGAGTGCTATTCAGCGTATTGCCCTCGTGCTCACGATTATCGGTGCTATTAACTGGGGACTAATCGGCTTTTTTCAATTTGACTTAGTAGCAGCGATCTTTGGCGGACAAGGCTCTGCATTATCACGTATTATTTATGGTCTTGTTGGAATTGCAGGTCTTGTTAACCTTGGTCTGTTGTTCAAGCCAAGCGAAGAAGCTGTTCGCCGCGACGAGCCGAATCCAGAGGTTCGCTAA
- the kapD gene encoding 3'-5' exonuclease KapD — MEQKTVLVVDFEFTMPDGKYHPQNFFPEIIEAGVVKAASETIIDTFSSYVKPKKFPKLTKRCKSFLGITQQDVESGISFEAFIEKLVSLDGGEDCEIITWGNMDMKVLKQNCMLNHIGFPFKGKLRDLAFEYKTFFGDRTLTGLRKAAKEYGSEGAGKHHKALDDAMTTYQLFTLFEKDRSYVENPQTTKIGELIDFSHFFDSAD, encoded by the coding sequence GTGGAACAGAAGACGGTGCTTGTGGTCGATTTTGAATTTACGATGCCTGATGGAAAGTATCATCCGCAAAATTTTTTTCCTGAAATTATTGAAGCTGGAGTAGTGAAAGCGGCAAGTGAAACGATCATAGACACGTTCTCTAGCTACGTCAAACCAAAAAAGTTCCCGAAGCTGACGAAGCGATGTAAATCGTTTCTCGGTATTACGCAGCAGGATGTAGAGAGCGGAATTTCCTTTGAGGCGTTTATCGAGAAGCTTGTGTCGCTTGATGGGGGAGAGGACTGTGAGATTATTACATGGGGCAATATGGACATGAAAGTGCTGAAGCAAAACTGTATGCTCAATCATATTGGCTTTCCATTTAAGGGCAAGCTGAGGGACCTTGCCTTTGAATATAAGACCTTTTTTGGTGATCGCACACTGACGGGGCTTCGCAAGGCGGCAAAGGAATACGGCAGCGAAGGAGCTGGTAAGCATCATAAAGCACTTGATGATGCCATGACGACTTATCAGCTGTTCACCCTTTTTGAAAAAGACAGATCCTATGTGGAAAATCCGCAAACAACCAAAATTGGTGAGCTGATCGATTTCTCTCACTTTTTTGATTCGGCTGATTAG
- a CDS encoding MFS transporter, producing the protein MWFVNFFVSASITMIVPFLSLYIESLDSSYSNEFVQRWSGYVFGVTFLTAFLISPIWGRIGDRHGYKKILLINGIGIATSILLMGLVQTVYQLFALRLFMGLVTGFISTSMALISAQTKKATAGKTLGTMQMSNVAGGLFGPLMGGFMADSVGFIYTFFLTAAVIYASAIVIIFGVKEQPIRSKEAKRVSYSRKEVLVHIFKQPLLVVTMLLTFITQVGNFSIQPLLALYIHDLHGPVNLAFYAGLAFSATGLGNLLFTRKWGDLGDRIGHDKVLLALLILSSILFIPQAMADSYAMLVLFRFLYGMALGGIIPCTTAYIRIKAPASMQGEVLGYNVSFRFLGNVVGPVIGGIVASHYGIPAVFYVTAGIFLFGALFLWAVRSQSKAKERSV; encoded by the coding sequence ATGTGGTTTGTGAACTTTTTTGTATCTGCCAGCATTACAATGATCGTCCCTTTTTTATCACTTTACATAGAATCTCTTGATAGCAGTTATTCAAATGAATTTGTCCAGAGATGGAGCGGTTATGTCTTTGGCGTCACGTTTTTAACGGCCTTTCTAATTTCTCCGATTTGGGGACGAATTGGAGACCGGCATGGCTATAAAAAGATTTTGCTTATTAACGGGATTGGAATAGCGACAAGTATTCTATTAATGGGGCTTGTGCAAACTGTTTATCAACTATTCGCCCTGAGGCTCTTTATGGGGCTTGTCACAGGCTTTATCTCGACTTCAATGGCACTCATCTCTGCACAGACGAAAAAGGCAACTGCGGGTAAAACCCTTGGTACGATGCAGATGAGTAATGTTGCCGGAGGATTGTTTGGCCCATTAATGGGCGGATTCATGGCAGACAGCGTCGGATTTATTTATACGTTTTTCCTCACAGCGGCTGTCATTTATGCGTCAGCCATTGTGATTATTTTCGGAGTGAAAGAACAGCCCATCCGTTCAAAAGAAGCGAAGCGCGTTTCTTATTCACGGAAGGAAGTACTCGTTCATATTTTCAAACAGCCTTTGCTAGTCGTTACGATGCTCTTAACGTTTATTACACAAGTAGGGAACTTTAGCATTCAGCCTCTTTTGGCTTTATACATTCATGATTTACACGGCCCTGTTAATCTCGCATTTTATGCGGGTCTTGCGTTCTCTGCAACTGGACTTGGCAATTTGCTCTTTACACGAAAGTGGGGAGATCTCGGAGATCGAATTGGTCATGACAAGGTGCTGCTCGCCCTTCTGATCCTCTCCTCTATTTTATTCATCCCGCAAGCAATGGCGGATTCCTATGCGATGTTAGTCCTTTTCCGTTTTCTATACGGGATGGCACTCGGCGGGATTATCCCATGTACAACGGCGTATATTCGGATCAAAGCGCCTGCCTCTATGCAAGGGGAAGTGCTCGGATACAATGTTAGCTTCCGTTTTCTTGGGAATGTTGTCGGTCCGGTGATTGGTGGCATTGTCGCGAGTCATTACGGAATTCCAGCTGTCTTTTATGTCACCGCCGGAATTTTTCTGTTTGGAGCATTATTTTTATGGGCGGTTCGCTCACAGTCGAAGGCAAAAGAAAGGAGTGTCTGA
- a CDS encoding iron-containing alcohol dehydrogenase, protein MDRFTYWNPTKLMFGKGEVSALSDELKHYGKNVLLVYGGGSIKRNGLYDQVVSILKESGATITELAGVEPNPRLTTVRKGVELCKENNVDFILAVGGGSVIDATKAIAAGAKYDGDAWDIVTRKHVPMEAIPFGTVLTLAATGSEMNSGSVITNWETNEKYGWGSPAVFPKFSILDPVNTFTVPKNHTIYGMVDMMSHVFEQYFHHTENTPYQDRMCEGLLRTVIETAPKLIGDLENYELRETILFTGTIALNGMLSMGARGDWASHNIEHAVSAVYDIPHAGGLAILFPNWMKHVIQENPGRFKQLAVRVFDVDPAGKTDEEVGLEGIDKLSAFWTSLGAPNRLADYDINDEKIDLIADRAMARGEFGQFKKLNKEDVLAILNASL, encoded by the coding sequence ATGGATCGATTTACTTATTGGAACCCAACGAAATTAATGTTTGGAAAGGGAGAAGTTTCAGCCCTTTCAGATGAACTTAAACACTACGGAAAAAACGTATTACTTGTATATGGTGGAGGCAGTATTAAACGAAACGGCCTTTATGACCAAGTTGTCAGCATTCTAAAAGAATCAGGAGCTACAATCACTGAACTTGCTGGTGTTGAGCCAAACCCGCGCTTAACAACGGTAAGAAAAGGGGTTGAGCTTTGCAAGGAGAACAACGTTGACTTTATTTTGGCAGTTGGCGGCGGAAGTGTCATTGATGCTACGAAAGCAATCGCAGCCGGAGCGAAGTACGATGGAGATGCTTGGGATATCGTGACGCGTAAACATGTCCCAATGGAAGCCATTCCGTTCGGTACGGTGTTAACACTTGCTGCAACAGGTTCTGAAATGAACTCTGGGTCAGTGATCACAAACTGGGAAACAAATGAGAAATATGGCTGGGGAAGTCCAGCAGTTTTCCCTAAATTCTCAATTCTTGATCCAGTGAACACTTTCACAGTGCCAAAAAACCATACGATTTATGGCATGGTTGATATGATGTCTCACGTGTTCGAACAATATTTCCATCACACAGAAAATACACCTTACCAAGACCGTATGTGTGAAGGGCTTCTTCGTACAGTCATCGAAACAGCACCGAAGCTGATTGGCGATCTAGAGAACTATGAGCTACGTGAAACGATCTTATTCACTGGAACCATTGCGCTCAATGGTATGCTGTCAATGGGAGCACGTGGTGACTGGGCATCTCACAACATCGAGCATGCGGTATCTGCTGTTTATGATATTCCTCATGCAGGCGGACTTGCGATCTTGTTCCCGAACTGGATGAAGCATGTCATTCAGGAAAACCCAGGCCGCTTTAAACAATTAGCGGTACGCGTATTCGATGTGGACCCTGCGGGCAAAACAGACGAAGAAGTGGGCTTAGAAGGAATCGACAAATTGTCGGCTTTCTGGACAAGTCTTGGCGCACCGAACCGTTTAGCGGACTATGATATCAACGATGAGAAAATTGATTTAATCGCAGATCGTGCAATGGCACGCGGTGAATTTGGTCAATTTAAAAAGCTAAACAAAGAAGATGTTCTAGCTATTTTGAATGCTTCTTTATAA
- a CDS encoding alpha/beta fold hydrolase — protein sequence MDIVQPAYMKSKFGLDIYYEHYPNQGKKTLILIHGLFSSTFSYRKLIPLLKQDFNLIAIDLPPFGQSEKSNTFIYSYRNMAKIIIELAGHLQIQHAILVGHSMGGQIALYAASERPDLFEKAVLLCSSGYLNKSKRSLVYSTYIPYFYLYLKRKLLKQGIMKNLTAVVHDHSIIDQEMVDGYLKPFSDDQIFRGIFRLIRHREGDLTSDVLKKMETPVLLIWGEEDRIVPIQIGERLHKDLPNSTLHALKKTGHLVPEENPVFVSDQIGHFSLS from the coding sequence GTGGACATTGTTCAGCCAGCTTATATGAAAAGTAAATTCGGTTTAGACATCTATTACGAGCACTATCCAAATCAGGGGAAGAAAACATTGATCTTAATTCATGGTCTTTTCTCTTCTACCTTCAGCTATCGAAAGCTCATCCCGCTTTTGAAACAAGACTTCAATTTAATCGCAATCGATCTGCCGCCATTTGGACAGTCCGAGAAGTCGAATACGTTTATTTACAGCTATCGCAACATGGCAAAGATCATTATCGAGCTAGCTGGTCACTTACAGATTCAGCATGCAATCCTTGTGGGTCATTCGATGGGCGGCCAAATTGCTTTATACGCCGCATCTGAACGGCCAGACCTATTTGAAAAGGCAGTCCTTTTATGCAGCTCAGGATATTTAAATAAATCAAAGAGATCACTTGTTTACAGCACATATATTCCTTATTTTTATCTCTATCTAAAAAGAAAGCTCTTGAAGCAAGGCATCATGAAAAATTTGACGGCTGTTGTGCATGATCATTCCATTATTGATCAAGAGATGGTGGACGGATATTTAAAGCCTTTTTCTGATGATCAAATTTTCCGAGGGATTTTCCGTTTGATTCGGCATCGCGAAGGGGATTTGACCTCTGATGTCCTCAAGAAAATGGAGACACCTGTGCTACTCATTTGGGGTGAGGAAGATCGAATTGTTCCGATCCAAATAGGAGAAAGGCTGCACAAGGACCTGCCAAACTCGACCTTACATGCATTAAAAAAAACCGGGCACCTCGTTCCTGAGGAAAATCCGGTCTTTGTGTCTGATCAAATTGGACATTTCAGTCTGTCTTAG
- a CDS encoding kinase-associated lipoprotein B: MTDIQIGQVVKGFYKTGVYVGEVTAVKPSAYLVQVKAVLTHPTQGDLHHPKEADVPFFQERRALAYREQTNIPHHMVKPYDGDIPDYQVSLKEAVEKLKQALHADDSKWAEKSRACLSSLEKDYFPEDAR, from the coding sequence ATGACAGACATTCAAATTGGACAAGTTGTGAAAGGATTTTATAAAACAGGTGTTTACGTTGGGGAAGTGACAGCAGTAAAACCATCGGCCTATCTCGTTCAAGTGAAAGCCGTTCTGACACATCCCACTCAAGGCGACCTGCATCACCCAAAAGAAGCAGACGTGCCTTTTTTCCAAGAAAGACGGGCTTTGGCCTATCGTGAACAGACGAATATCCCTCATCATATGGTGAAGCCTTATGATGGCGATATACCAGATTATCAAGTATCACTAAAAGAAGCTGTAGAAAAATTAAAACAAGCGCTTCATGCAGATGATTCAAAATGGGCAGAAAAATCAAGGGCATGCCTATCTTCTCTCGAAAAAGATTATTTTCCAGAAGACGCCCGCTAA
- a CDS encoding MalY/PatB family protein, protein MNFDEQIIRKGSKSVKWDQAESLFLTTDALPMWVADMDFKAPQVVLDALKKRLDHGVFGYAFQDQDTQQAVAEWLKRRHGWSIQTEAVTFTPGIVTALSFAVQAYTEPSDEVVIQSPVYTPFYQMIERNERTVSTNPLKIENNRYVMDFDDLEKKLSRPEAKLMFLCHPHNPSGRAWSKEELKRVGNLCIKHGVTVVSDEIHSDLMLYGKPHVPFASLSDDIAHITVTCIAPSKTFNLAGLQASAIIISDEEKRTLFNNEMQRNGLAKLNAFAIPAMEAAYRHGDEWLDALVLYLENNMKMAMDYIDEHLPNMRYMKPDASYLLWMDIRDYQFSQAELKRNLLKKGKVILELGHVYGLEGDGFIRMNLGCPASTVKEGLKRLHQAFTPSSE, encoded by the coding sequence ATGAATTTCGACGAACAGATCATACGTAAAGGTTCAAAATCAGTGAAATGGGATCAAGCAGAGTCTTTATTCCTTACAACAGATGCGCTGCCAATGTGGGTAGCAGATATGGATTTTAAAGCGCCGCAGGTCGTCCTTGATGCATTAAAAAAGCGATTGGATCACGGTGTATTTGGCTATGCTTTTCAAGATCAGGATACGCAGCAGGCAGTAGCTGAATGGCTCAAAAGAAGGCACGGATGGTCGATCCAGACAGAAGCCGTCACCTTCACACCTGGGATTGTCACTGCACTTAGTTTTGCAGTCCAAGCCTATACAGAACCAAGTGACGAAGTCGTCATACAGTCCCCTGTGTATACACCTTTTTATCAAATGATTGAACGAAATGAACGAACAGTCTCAACCAATCCTTTAAAAATAGAAAACAACCGCTATGTGATGGATTTTGATGATTTAGAGAAAAAATTAAGCAGACCAGAAGCGAAGCTCATGTTCCTCTGTCATCCGCATAATCCGTCCGGAAGAGCATGGTCTAAAGAAGAATTAAAGCGAGTAGGAAACCTCTGTATCAAGCACGGTGTTACAGTCGTTTCAGATGAGATTCATTCTGATTTAATGCTATACGGAAAGCCGCATGTGCCATTTGCTAGTCTTTCTGATGACATAGCACATATCACAGTGACATGCATTGCACCAAGTAAAACATTTAATTTAGCTGGCCTCCAAGCATCAGCCATTATTATTTCCGATGAAGAAAAAAGAACCCTTTTTAACAATGAAATGCAAAGAAACGGACTGGCTAAACTGAATGCATTTGCGATTCCTGCGATGGAAGCAGCATACCGCCATGGGGATGAGTGGCTGGATGCACTTGTTCTTTATCTCGAAAACAATATGAAAATGGCAATGGACTATATTGACGAACATCTTCCAAACATGCGTTATATGAAACCAGATGCTTCTTATTTATTATGGATGGACATTCGGGATTATCAATTCAGTCAAGCGGAATTGAAACGCAATTTGCTCAAAAAGGGCAAAGTGATCCTAGAGCTTGGTCACGTGTATGGACTCGAGGGAGATGGCTTTATTCGGATGAATCTCGGCTGCCCTGCTTCAACAGTCAAAGAAGGATTGAAACGCCTTCATCAAGCGTTTACGCCATCATCTGAATAA
- a CDS encoding Lrp/AsnC family transcriptional regulator: protein MKLTEKETEILEILDENSRADLNTIAKMAGVTTEEAEAIIQKLEDQKVIIDYSTMIDWRKVDGHEGVTAMIDVKVTPKRGVGFDEIAERIYRFQEVESVYLMSGVYDLSVVIRGRSMSDIARFVSEKLSTLDSVVSTTTHFILKRYKHDGKVFETGDDDKRIVVSP from the coding sequence ATGAAACTAACAGAAAAAGAAACTGAAATATTAGAGATTTTAGATGAAAACAGCCGTGCCGATTTAAATACCATTGCAAAAATGGCAGGCGTGACAACAGAAGAAGCAGAAGCGATTATTCAAAAACTTGAAGATCAAAAAGTCATTATTGATTATTCAACCATGATTGATTGGCGTAAAGTAGATGGTCACGAAGGCGTCACAGCAATGATTGATGTCAAAGTGACACCCAAAAGAGGCGTCGGATTTGATGAAATTGCTGAACGTATTTATCGCTTTCAGGAAGTGGAGTCTGTCTATCTCATGTCAGGCGTTTATGATCTATCTGTTGTGATCCGCGGAAGATCTATGTCTGATATTGCCCGCTTTGTGTCTGAAAAATTATCGACACTTGATTCCGTTGTTTCAACAACTACCCACTTTATTTTGAAAAGATATAAACATGATGGGAAAGTGTTTGAAACAGGAGACGATGACAAAAGAATCGTGGTGTCACCTTAA